The following coding sequences are from one Hyphomicrobiales bacterium window:
- a CDS encoding cysteine synthase A has protein sequence MSAIHSDLASMIGNTPLIRLRGPSEATGCEILGKAEFLNPGQSVKDRAALYIIRDAVGRGALKPGGTIVEGTAGNTGIGLALVGASLGFKSVIVIPETQSQEKKDMLRLAGAQLVEVPAVPYKNPNNYVKYSARLAEEMAKSEPNGAIWANQFDNVANRQAHIEMTGPEIWDQTDGKVDGFVSAVGTGGTLAGVGMALQPKGVTIALADPGGSAIHSFYTTGEFKAKGNSITEGIGQGRETANLKGFKPDRSYSIPDDEALPIVFDLLAHEGLVLGGSSGINVAGAMRLARDLGPGKTIVTILCDYGTRYQSKLFNPSFLREKGLPVPSWLEGEGRDVPQVFEATS, from the coding sequence ATGTCTGCCATCCATTCTGATCTCGCTTCCATGATCGGCAACACGCCGTTGATCCGTCTGCGCGGACCCTCCGAGGCAACAGGCTGCGAGATTTTGGGTAAGGCAGAATTTCTCAACCCCGGCCAATCGGTGAAGGATCGTGCGGCGCTCTACATCATCCGTGATGCAGTGGGCCGTGGTGCGCTGAAACCAGGTGGCACGATCGTCGAAGGCACCGCAGGCAACACGGGCATTGGGCTGGCTCTGGTGGGCGCCTCGCTCGGCTTCAAAAGCGTGATCGTTATCCCCGAAACTCAAAGCCAAGAGAAGAAGGACATGTTGCGTCTCGCCGGTGCGCAGTTGGTTGAGGTGCCGGCGGTTCCCTACAAGAACCCCAACAATTATGTGAAATACTCGGCCCGCCTGGCCGAGGAAATGGCGAAGAGCGAGCCCAATGGTGCCATATGGGCCAACCAGTTCGATAATGTCGCCAATCGACAAGCCCATATCGAGATGACCGGTCCGGAAATTTGGGATCAGACCGACGGTAAGGTGGATGGCTTCGTGTCGGCGGTTGGCACCGGCGGTACGCTGGCCGGTGTGGGCATGGCGTTACAGCCGAAGGGCGTGACCATCGCCTTGGCCGACCCCGGTGGCTCGGCAATCCATTCCTTCTACACAACTGGCGAATTTAAGGCCAAGGGCAACTCGATCACTGAAGGCATTGGCCAGGGCCGCGAGACGGCCAATCTGAAAGGCTTCAAGCCCGACCGTTCCTACTCCATCCCCGATGACGAGGCACTGCCGATTGTGTTCGACTTGCTGGCACATGAGGGGCTGGTGCTCGGCGGGTCGTCCGGCATCAATGTGGCCGGTGCCATGCGCCTTGCCCGCGATCTTGGGCCTGGCAAGACCATTGTGACGATCCTTTGTGACTATGGCACGCGCTATCAATCCAAGCTCTTCAATCCATCGTTCCTGCGCGAAAAGGGCCTGCCGGTGCCGTCGTGGTTGGAAGGCGAGGGGCGGGATGTGCCGCAGGTGTTTGAGGCCACATCTTGA
- a CDS encoding response regulator, with the protein MSVGAHWVQAAAKSPPSESRGAGQYGHLDEPVRHVMIVDDNEADLFFTSMLLKRHGFVHVHQFSSGQEAIDGYKKGVGCDLVLMDVRMPQMDGFDTVDGMIKLPRWQRERPTVYMMSAASNSNDLQKASESTFIQGFVRKPLSAEDLRWAPDDD; encoded by the coding sequence TTGAGCGTTGGTGCGCATTGGGTGCAGGCGGCGGCCAAAAGTCCGCCATCTGAATCAAGAGGCGCAGGCCAATATGGCCATCTCGATGAACCGGTGCGCCATGTCATGATTGTTGATGACAATGAGGCGGACCTGTTCTTCACCAGCATGCTATTGAAACGCCATGGCTTTGTTCACGTCCACCAGTTTTCGTCTGGCCAAGAGGCGATCGATGGCTACAAAAAAGGTGTCGGCTGCGACCTGGTGCTGATGGATGTGCGCATGCCGCAGATGGACGGTTTCGACACGGTTGACGGCATGATCAAACTGCCACGATGGCAACGCGAGCGGCCGACCGTTTACATGATGTCGGCGGCAAGCAATTCTAACGATCTACAAAAGGCGTCGGAGAGCACCTTCATTCAAGGGTTCGTTCGAAAACCGCTATCGGCCGAAGATCTAAGATGGGCACCTGATGACGACTAA
- a CDS encoding DUF1479 domain-containing protein — protein sequence MSADLASYIRDTKQHLRGLQDVKTAFDSVREAMLREVDAIAANDANGRPNIPEVRYSDVEAGSVPAETVEAIRRTGTAIVRGVFPRAQAESWNAELGDYIAENDYLTKQKEKAGMDKYFSQLKAGAPQIYGLYWSKPQVMARQAESMAATKSFLNRLWDVDGPMGDEFDPDMDYAYADRTRRREPGDTTLGLSPHMDSGSYERWLDPAYQRIYGAIYEGHWQDYDPWKATFRTQTREYASPAVCSMFRTFQGWTCLTPQGPEDGTLRVIPSARGIAYMLLRALQDDVAEDDLCGAQPGRALSCSPDWHQDMLNGLVSIPLVEPGDTVWWHPDVVHAVGDEHHGKDYANVIYIAASPKCSKNETYARKQAEKFLAGESAPDFAAENYEVDFKGRATLDDLTDLGRAQMGL from the coding sequence ATGAGCGCTGACCTTGCCTCGTATATCCGCGACACCAAACAGCATTTGCGTGGGCTTCAGGACGTCAAAACCGCCTTCGACTCGGTGCGGGAGGCCATGCTGCGCGAGGTTGACGCTATCGCTGCCAACGACGCCAACGGCCGCCCGAACATTCCCGAGGTTCGCTATTCCGATGTTGAAGCAGGCAGTGTTCCTGCTGAGACCGTTGAGGCCATCCGGCGCACCGGTACGGCCATTGTGCGTGGCGTTTTTCCGCGTGCGCAGGCTGAGAGCTGGAACGCTGAGCTTGGCGACTACATCGCCGAGAACGACTATCTGACCAAGCAAAAAGAAAAAGCTGGGATGGATAAATATTTCAGCCAGCTGAAAGCCGGCGCGCCCCAGATTTACGGCCTTTATTGGTCCAAGCCGCAGGTGATGGCGCGGCAGGCCGAAAGCATGGCGGCGACCAAAAGTTTTCTCAACCGGCTCTGGGATGTGGATGGTCCCATGGGCGATGAGTTCGACCCCGATATGGACTATGCCTATGCCGACCGCACACGCCGCCGCGAGCCCGGCGACACCACGCTTGGCCTTTCACCGCACATGGATTCAGGCTCTTATGAGCGTTGGCTCGATCCGGCCTATCAGCGGATCTATGGCGCGATTTATGAGGGCCATTGGCAGGACTATGATCCGTGGAAAGCGACCTTCCGCACGCAAACGCGCGAATATGCCTCGCCTGCCGTCTGTTCGATGTTTCGCACGTTCCAGGGCTGGACCTGTTTGACGCCACAAGGCCCCGAGGACGGCACGTTGCGGGTGATCCCGTCGGCCAGAGGCATCGCCTATATGCTTTTGCGGGCGCTCCAGGATGATGTGGCTGAGGATGATCTGTGCGGCGCTCAGCCTGGTCGTGCGCTATCGTGCAGTCCTGATTGGCATCAGGACATGCTGAACGGACTTGTTTCGATCCCCCTCGTCGAACCAGGCGACACCGTTTGGTGGCACCCTGATGTCGTGCACGCGGTGGGCGATGAGCATCACGGCAAGGATTATGCAAACGTCATCTACATCGCCGCATCGCCCAAATGCTCCAAGAACGAAACCTACGCTCGTAAGCAGGCAGAAAAGTTTTTGGCTGGTGAAAGCGCCCCGGATTTTGCCGCCGAGAACTATGAGGTCGATTTCAAAGGTCGAGCCACGTTGGACGATCTCACCGACCTCGGCCGTGCGCAGATGGGGCTCTAA
- a CDS encoding GAF domain-containing protein codes for MQVNSLQRFFDEIEPVTLNNCDLEAIHRSGAIQGVGVFFAFDPSSKRITHWSQNATERGFLPHDGASDASGDFSGRAIGEVLPEVADELIALADDEANRHQHIALSDLVSRPGADDGLADYDAILCRTDEAAFVELLPSVDITPRELKSKLRGAQRATGAIMSARNFADAEQLATDAIRELTGYGRVKIYKFLPDASGEVSAESRDEALPSYRGLHFPATDIPKQARHLYSILPFRPSLSVDDDISPIVTNLGKVGDSLDMTWCLTRSVSTMHTAYLRNMGVGSAFSCSLMDQGTLWGLVSCHSLDRSPVSFDVWGLVRDIAEALMAKLNQHREAETTAKIKEMRDLEANVAVQLREKGQIEDVLADYAPTLQRFLDADGFAFQFDGKIYSVGNTPPLPFIRRLIKWVGARDSTDDYFRSKALHRDWPAAKEHMETACGVLVQPVIIHRVCQLVWFRSPITTTVRWAGDPNAKKVAPRADGTHILQPRNSFDQWVEEHRDESREWSDAEINAAREIFKDVLDIIATQAQNLRRMTEELTLSQEETREELAQFAYAAAHDIQNPINTITSALDLLRTVEESSSDPVVKKSLDYAMRSSDRLRNLADQMANFVALGRREIEPEPVELDDVVADALKMLDHAVGEHGATFDCQDLPTIAGSRDLLTILFLNIFSNAMKYRAPDRPPKVKVRSSDQGRYVHLSIEDNGIGIKPEFAARIFQPFDRLHRADDIPGSGLGLATCKRIAELHKTSILLDPDYTDGARFTIDFRKAAWGQTTFD; via the coding sequence ATGCAGGTCAATTCATTGCAGCGGTTCTTCGATGAAATCGAACCGGTCACGCTGAACAACTGCGACTTGGAAGCAATTCACCGATCCGGCGCCATACAAGGCGTTGGCGTCTTTTTTGCCTTTGATCCGTCAAGCAAGCGCATCACGCACTGGAGCCAGAACGCCACCGAACGTGGCTTTCTGCCGCACGATGGCGCATCCGATGCGAGCGGCGATTTTTCCGGTCGAGCCATAGGCGAGGTCCTGCCGGAGGTTGCAGATGAGTTGATCGCATTGGCGGATGACGAGGCCAATCGTCACCAACATATCGCGCTTAGCGATCTGGTCTCCCGGCCCGGCGCAGACGATGGACTTGCTGATTATGACGCCATTCTTTGTCGCACCGACGAAGCTGCATTCGTTGAGCTTCTGCCTAGCGTCGATATCACGCCGCGTGAGCTGAAGTCGAAGCTCAGGGGCGCCCAGCGGGCCACAGGTGCGATCATGTCGGCGCGCAATTTTGCCGATGCGGAGCAATTGGCGACTGATGCCATACGCGAGCTGACCGGCTACGGACGTGTGAAAATCTACAAGTTTCTGCCGGACGCCTCAGGCGAGGTCTCTGCGGAATCGCGCGATGAGGCCTTACCTAGCTATCGCGGCCTGCACTTTCCAGCGACGGACATTCCCAAACAGGCGCGGCACCTTTACTCGATCTTGCCATTTCGACCCAGCCTGTCAGTCGATGACGACATTTCGCCAATCGTCACCAACCTTGGGAAAGTCGGCGACTCGCTCGACATGACGTGGTGTCTGACGCGGTCGGTGTCGACTATGCACACTGCCTATCTTCGCAACATGGGTGTTGGATCAGCCTTTAGTTGCTCCCTGATGGATCAGGGCACGTTATGGGGGTTGGTGTCCTGCCACAGTCTCGATCGAAGCCCGGTTTCCTTTGATGTATGGGGGCTGGTGCGCGACATTGCCGAAGCGCTGATGGCGAAGCTGAACCAGCACCGCGAGGCCGAGACGACCGCCAAAATCAAAGAGATGCGTGATCTGGAAGCCAATGTCGCCGTCCAGCTGCGCGAGAAAGGTCAGATCGAAGACGTTTTAGCCGATTACGCGCCAACCTTGCAGCGTTTTCTTGATGCGGACGGCTTTGCTTTTCAATTTGACGGCAAGATCTATAGCGTCGGTAACACACCGCCTTTGCCGTTTATTCGAAGACTGATCAAGTGGGTGGGCGCGCGCGATTCAACGGATGATTACTTTCGATCCAAAGCATTGCACCGAGACTGGCCGGCAGCCAAAGAGCACATGGAAACGGCGTGCGGTGTGCTCGTACAACCTGTGATTATCCATCGGGTCTGCCAATTGGTCTGGTTCCGGTCGCCTATCACCACAACGGTGCGCTGGGCCGGCGACCCGAATGCGAAAAAAGTAGCGCCACGCGCTGACGGTACGCACATCTTGCAGCCCCGCAATTCGTTCGATCAATGGGTTGAAGAGCACCGTGACGAGAGCCGTGAATGGTCCGATGCGGAAATCAACGCTGCGCGCGAAATCTTCAAAGACGTGCTCGATATCATTGCGACGCAAGCGCAAAATCTGCGCCGAATGACCGAAGAACTGACGCTCTCACAGGAAGAGACGCGCGAGGAGCTGGCGCAGTTCGCCTATGCGGCTGCGCATGACATTCAAAACCCAATCAACACGATCACCAGCGCGCTGGACCTTCTGCGAACCGTTGAAGAATCCAGCAGCGATCCGGTGGTCAAAAAGTCTCTTGATTATGCGATGCGCTCGTCGGATCGGTTGCGCAATCTTGCCGATCAGATGGCTAACTTCGTGGCCCTTGGCCGGCGGGAAATCGAGCCGGAGCCAGTTGAGCTCGATGACGTGGTTGCCGATGCATTGAAAATGTTGGACCACGCGGTCGGCGAACATGGTGCAACGTTCGACTGCCAGGATTTGCCGACCATCGCGGGCAGCCGCGATTTGTTGACGATCCTGTTCTTGAATATCTTCTCCAACGCAATGAAATACCGAGCACCGGACCGGCCGCCCAAGGTCAAGGTGCGCAGTTCTGATCAAGGGCGGTATGTGCATTTATCGATAGAAGACAATGGCATAGGCATAAAGCCGGAGTTCGCGGCGCGCATTTTCCAACCGTTCGATCGCTTGCATCGGGCGGATGACATTCCTGGAAGCGGCTTAGGATTAGCGACATGCAAACGAATTGCCGAACTTCACAAAACGAGCATTCTTCTCGACCCGGACTATACCGACGGCGCGAGGTTCACCATCGACTTTCGCAAGGCGGCTTGGGGTCAGACGACCTTCGATTGA
- the nagA gene encoding N-acetylglucosamine-6-phosphate deacetylase, whose protein sequence is MTDLGHPIDTIFARTLFDGVGDSPTHDQFISIADGHIAEVRSRATGEAIPGGALKVNIVAPGFIDMQINGAADAQFNEDAAVETLERMAAGARNGGTAHILPTFITAPGRDYVKAIDATNQAIEAQVPGVLGIHLEGPFLSPDRPGIHPAQYIRPLNREDLHRIQNAMGTVLVTLAPECQDHGLIRELVESGVTVFIGHSNARADDIDKAIQVGVSGVTHLFNAQSQITARDHGVVGSALMQPSLFTGIIADGHHVHPQNLAMAAKWMPDRLCLVTDAMKTLAGTTTSFDLYGTPITLHDGRLTGPDGTLAGAHLSMDQAVRNAIAMMQVSLAQAIKMASRNPARALGLSDALGAVKPGLRASLTMMDSKLHAAGVIVDGRAFINAQS, encoded by the coding sequence TTGACTGACCTTGGTCATCCTATCGACACCATATTCGCGCGCACGCTGTTTGACGGCGTGGGTGACAGCCCTACCCACGATCAATTCATCAGTATCGCTGATGGCCATATTGCCGAGGTCCGTTCCAGAGCAACTGGCGAGGCCATTCCGGGCGGCGCCTTAAAGGTCAACATTGTCGCGCCAGGCTTCATCGACATGCAGATCAATGGCGCAGCCGATGCGCAGTTCAACGAAGACGCGGCTGTCGAAACCCTTGAAAGAATGGCAGCCGGCGCGCGCAACGGCGGCACCGCCCACATACTGCCGACCTTTATCACGGCGCCTGGCAGGGACTACGTTAAGGCCATCGATGCGACCAACCAGGCCATAGAGGCGCAGGTTCCCGGCGTGCTCGGTATCCACCTGGAGGGTCCATTTCTCTCTCCGGACCGACCCGGCATTCATCCGGCGCAATACATTCGCCCCCTGAACCGCGAAGATCTCCACCGCATTCAAAACGCGATGGGCACGGTCCTGGTGACGCTGGCGCCGGAATGCCAGGATCACGGCCTCATCCGTGAATTGGTCGAGAGCGGTGTCACAGTCTTCATCGGCCATTCCAACGCCCGCGCAGACGACATCGACAAAGCCATCCAGGTCGGCGTCAGCGGCGTCACTCATCTGTTCAACGCGCAATCACAGATCACCGCTCGCGATCACGGTGTCGTTGGCAGCGCGTTGATGCAACCGAGCCTCTTTACCGGGATCATCGCCGACGGACACCATGTCCACCCACAGAACCTCGCCATGGCTGCGAAATGGATGCCTGACAGGCTTTGCCTGGTCACCGATGCGATGAAGACGCTTGCCGGCACGACAACAAGCTTCGACCTCTATGGCACGCCGATCACGCTGCACGATGGCCGCCTGACAGGCCCGGACGGCACGTTGGCGGGCGCGCACCTTTCGATGGATCAAGCCGTGCGCAACGCCATCGCCATGATGCAGGTTTCCCTGGCGCAGGCGATAAAGATGGCAAGTCGCAACCCTGCCCGCGCGCTTGGCCTGTCCGATGCGTTGGGCGCGGTCAAACCCGGTTTACGTGCCAGTCTGACGATGATGGATTCCAAGCTTCACGCCGCCGGCGTAATTGTCGATGGCAGGGCGTTCATCAACGCCCAGAGTTAG
- a CDS encoding response regulator — MDHQHSVVVLDDCEIDQFFARRAIDETSWFDEIEQFVDPREALAFFVSKRLNGSEESIDLLLLDFRMPHMNGVQFLEQIKSCKLGQLIKSVAVMMTVPLLRCDADAFKKLHPDVSFVAKPLARDAIGSAIGAH; from the coding sequence ATGGATCACCAACACAGCGTGGTCGTTCTGGACGATTGTGAGATCGACCAGTTTTTTGCCCGGCGAGCGATCGATGAAACGTCTTGGTTCGATGAGATCGAGCAATTTGTCGATCCGCGAGAAGCGCTGGCATTCTTCGTATCCAAACGCCTCAACGGATCAGAGGAGTCGATCGATCTTCTGCTCCTTGATTTTCGGATGCCTCACATGAATGGCGTCCAGTTTTTGGAACAGATCAAGTCTTGCAAACTCGGACAATTGATCAAGAGCGTCGCCGTGATGATGACGGTTCCGCTTCTTCGGTGCGATGCGGACGCCTTTAAGAAGCTGCATCCTGATGTGAGTTTCGTCGCCAAGCCGCTGGCACGGGACGCCATTGGTTCGGCCATCGGCGCTCACTGA
- a CDS encoding cytochrome P450: protein MNSPYLPPRPVSLPAIVSLIRVLRQGDGDLLSLLPNTAYRDAIGPLGYSRRSIVIANDPALIRQVLNDEDEIFPKSDLMVNATEALIGDSIFVSSGDTWRRQRAMIDPAFTAMRINRAFGSMSAGVDEAERHFDESIAQGRPLSLDKAMGHMAADIICRTVFSSSLKSDIAHQVFDDFAIFERSVAQVEVLRLIFDKAWTHVPQKPDVLAACARIRSHLGTWIDEHCAAPEGIYDDIASAVIAARDADTGEGFTREELIDQLGVFFLAGHETTASALTWAVYLLAMHAPTRARMRAEVEAVAGDDLITIEHTKKLTFTRNMFRETLRLYPPITFLPRVALENTRLGKKRIKKGALVMIAPWVVHRHQTYWKDPDVFDPDRFSPEREAEMTPGCYIPFGQGHRLCSGAAFATIESTLFLARLVRGYDIAIENPDVRPVARMTTRPNQQIMVRMQKRH, encoded by the coding sequence ATGAACAGTCCGTACCTCCCGCCTCGCCCGGTCTCCCTGCCCGCCATTGTTTCGCTCATCCGCGTGCTGCGGCAGGGCGACGGCGATCTGCTCAGCCTGCTGCCCAACACGGCTTATCGCGATGCAATCGGCCCGCTCGGCTATTCGCGCCGATCCATTGTGATCGCCAACGATCCAGCGCTCATCCGCCAGGTGTTAAATGATGAAGATGAGATCTTTCCCAAAAGCGACCTGATGGTGAACGCCACGGAGGCGCTGATCGGGGACTCCATCTTCGTCTCCTCCGGCGACACCTGGCGGCGCCAGCGAGCGATGATCGATCCGGCTTTCACGGCCATGCGCATCAACCGCGCCTTTGGCTCAATGAGCGCAGGGGTGGATGAAGCCGAGCGCCACTTCGATGAATCTATCGCCCAAGGGCGCCCCTTGTCGCTCGACAAAGCCATGGGCCACATGGCCGCCGACATCATCTGCCGCACGGTGTTTTCCTCCTCGCTGAAATCGGACATTGCCCATCAGGTTTTTGATGATTTCGCGATCTTCGAGCGCTCCGTGGCGCAAGTCGAAGTGCTGCGACTGATCTTCGACAAGGCGTGGACCCATGTGCCGCAAAAGCCCGATGTTCTGGCGGCCTGCGCACGCATTCGGTCGCATCTCGGCACCTGGATCGACGAGCATTGCGCCGCCCCGGAAGGCATCTATGATGACATCGCTTCAGCGGTCATTGCGGCTCGCGATGCCGACACCGGCGAGGGCTTCACGCGTGAAGAACTGATCGACCAGCTCGGCGTTTTCTTTTTGGCCGGCCACGAAACCACGGCGAGTGCGCTCACCTGGGCGGTCTATCTTCTGGCCATGCACGCCCCAACCCGCGCGCGGATGCGCGCCGAAGTCGAAGCCGTGGCAGGCGATGACCTGATCACCATCGAGCACACCAAGAAGTTGACCTTCACGCGCAACATGTTCCGCGAAACGTTGCGGCTTTACCCGCCGATCACGTTCCTGCCGCGCGTGGCGCTGGAAAACACGCGGCTCGGCAAAAAGCGGATCAAGAAGGGTGCGCTGGTGATGATCGCGCCGTGGGTGGTGCATCGCCACCAAACTTATTGGAAGGACCCGGATGTCTTCGATCCGGATCGCTTTTCACCAGAGCGCGAGGCGGAGATGACGCCGGGCTGCTATATCCCGTTTGGACAGGGCCACCGACTGTGCTCCGGCGCGGCCTTCGCGACAATTGAAAGCACCTTATTCCTGGCGCGGCTGGTTCGCGGCTACGACATCGCCATCGAAAATCCCGATGTGCGACCTGTCGCGCGCATGACCACGCGTCCCAATCAGCAGATCATGGTGAGGATGCAGAAGCGTCACTGA
- a CDS encoding fumarylacetoacetate hydrolase family protein, whose translation MYPLAYVIPAPVQAALPVLGTASLFPVNRVFCIGRNYAAHAVEMGHDPDKEPPFFFLKSPSNLITDGRFAYPTMTADVHHELEMVVALSQGGDDILVESALDHVFGYGLGLDMTRRDLQGEAKSMGRPWEVGKAFENAAPCGPLVPVAVCGHPSAGAMRLDVNGERRQTGDLNQMIWKVPEIIAVLSRYFTLQPGDMVMTGTPSGVGPVERGDRIEASIEGIGALAVDVI comes from the coding sequence TTGTATCCTTTGGCTTATGTCATTCCTGCGCCGGTACAAGCCGCTTTGCCTGTGCTTGGCACGGCGTCGCTGTTTCCGGTCAATCGCGTGTTCTGTATCGGCCGCAACTACGCTGCTCACGCGGTCGAAATGGGCCATGATCCCGACAAGGAGCCGCCCTTCTTCTTTCTGAAAAGCCCGAGCAATCTCATCACAGATGGGCGCTTTGCCTATCCGACCATGACCGCCGACGTGCATCATGAGCTGGAGATGGTTGTTGCTCTCAGCCAAGGCGGCGATGATATCCTGGTTGAATCTGCGCTCGACCATGTCTTCGGCTATGGCCTCGGCCTTGACATGACCCGCCGCGACCTTCAGGGCGAGGCCAAATCTATGGGGCGGCCATGGGAGGTGGGAAAAGCGTTTGAGAACGCGGCGCCGTGCGGCCCTTTGGTGCCTGTCGCGGTGTGCGGGCATCCTTCGGCAGGCGCGATGAGGCTTGATGTGAATGGAGAGCGGCGTCAAACGGGCGATCTCAATCAGATGATCTGGAAGGTGCCTGAGATCATCGCCGTCCTTTCGCGCTATTTCACGCTTCAACCTGGCGACATGGTCATGACCGGCACGCCGTCCGGGGTTGGCCCGGTGGAGCGCGGTGACCGGATCGAGGCCAGTATAGAGGGCATCGGTGCGCTAGCCGTTGATGTGATCTAA
- a CDS encoding biliverdin-producing heme oxygenase: MTTNRSPTSIQQRTKGLRARLADETRVLHEALHHHPRLLPLASGRITEMGLATLITDYWTFYATIEAQRAKFGWCAPVDLVAPTRALASDRTAMRECFSVSPPPVHLHTLPTSGARCLGALYVMLGAQFGGRVLGQELAKALPDVRSTYFAPCQDSLGAWRLLLSRLEDIAPLSAEANAVVHGALTTFRGLAGLLDQRSVPTVDRFSDQALDRQQVPALAAAVSLG, from the coding sequence ATGACGACTAACCGGTCGCCAACGAGCATACAACAGCGGACCAAGGGACTGCGGGCGCGTTTAGCCGATGAGACGCGGGTGTTGCACGAGGCGCTGCATCATCATCCGCGCCTGCTGCCTCTTGCCTCAGGCCGCATCACCGAAATGGGTCTGGCGACCCTGATCACAGACTATTGGACGTTTTACGCCACGATCGAGGCGCAACGCGCCAAGTTCGGTTGGTGCGCCCCGGTCGATCTGGTGGCACCAACACGTGCGTTGGCGAGCGACCGGACGGCGATGCGTGAGTGTTTTTCGGTCTCACCGCCCCCTGTCCACCTCCATACCTTGCCGACATCAGGGGCACGTTGCCTCGGCGCGCTCTACGTCATGTTGGGCGCGCAGTTCGGCGGGCGGGTTCTTGGCCAAGAACTTGCAAAGGCCTTGCCGGACGTGCGCTCGACCTATTTCGCGCCCTGTCAGGACAGTCTTGGCGCGTGGCGGTTGTTGCTCTCACGTTTGGAAGACATTGCGCCCTTGTCGGCAGAAGCAAACGCAGTGGTACACGGCGCACTTACGACATTTCGCGGTTTAGCGGGCCTGTTGGACCAACGTTCGGTCCCTACGGTAGATCGCTTTTCCGACCAAGCCCTGGATCGTCAGCAGGTGCCGGCACTGGCGGCAGCGGTCTCACTGGGATAG
- the nagB gene encoding glucosamine-6-phosphate deaminase, with protein MKVLVLPTADQAASRAAGLVADAIAAKERPVLGLATGSTMERVYADLIARHRAADLSFATTTTFNLDEYVGLSPEHPQSYRQTMERLLFSKVDINRNACHLPRGDADDPQAEADRYDAAITLAGGIDLQLLGIGHNGHIGFNEPTSSLGARTRIKTLTRSTRQANARFFEGPTDVPRYAITMGIATILDARKAVLLAVGASKAEAVARMIEGPIGADCPATALQLHPQATVIVDQEAASKLRMIDYYQEIHPDGAEPVLD; from the coding sequence ATGAAAGTTCTCGTCCTTCCAACCGCTGATCAAGCCGCATCGCGCGCAGCCGGACTTGTTGCCGATGCCATAGCTGCCAAGGAAAGGCCGGTTCTCGGCCTCGCGACTGGCTCAACCATGGAACGCGTTTACGCCGACCTGATCGCCCGGCATCGCGCCGCCGATCTCTCCTTTGCGACGACCACGACCTTCAATCTGGATGAATATGTTGGCCTTTCGCCGGAGCATCCACAAAGCTATCGGCAAACCATGGAGCGGCTGCTTTTCTCCAAGGTAGACATCAACCGTAACGCTTGCCATTTGCCGCGCGGCGACGCCGATGACCCGCAAGCCGAGGCCGATCGCTATGATGCCGCGATTACTCTGGCAGGCGGCATCGATCTGCAGCTTCTTGGGATCGGGCACAATGGGCACATTGGGTTCAACGAGCCGACCTCCAGTCTTGGCGCACGAACGCGCATCAAGACGCTGACGCGCAGCACACGGCAAGCCAATGCTCGCTTTTTTGAAGGCCCGACTGACGTGCCACGCTACGCGATCACCATGGGCATTGCCACGATCCTCGATGCGCGCAAGGCCGTTCTGTTGGCAGTCGGCGCCAGCAAAGCGGAAGCCGTTGCGCGCATGATCGAAGGCCCGATCGGCGCCGACTGTCCGGCAACCGCGCTGCAGCTCCACCCTCAGGCGACAGTGATCGTGGATCAGGAGGCGGCGTCTAAACTACGGATGATCGACTATTATCAAGAAATCCACCCCGATGGCGCCGAGCCTGTCCTTGACTGA